One window of the Crateriforma spongiae genome contains the following:
- a CDS encoding SAM-dependent methyltransferase — translation MSVLLTLLAIAMVQTLDGSQCHGNEAQPTQFYLVGLGPGDADLMTLRAVDTIKKSDLILCRKHHAEMLRESLKGKEVHSEFSDMIPFFSRDPFLYEGEDRQRAEAYQAKRVKLVRLVRDAVAAGKTVAVLDSGEPMIYGPRTWMLKEFEDLKPQVIPGLSSFNAANAAIGAGITSGGRTKSVTLTAGDWIKTDDTIEKLSVHRNTMVLFTMRAEFRDFVERLAINYAPDTPLAVVEQAGVQNEQNVIYSTVGDALREIDADDLPFEYLIYVGDFLKNRLRKWCPWCLSIMAINVVPVAGLKAAETNDASLLGRASRGQASHFCCLSRHSESFCVRICTSRLAMETPQAAGLNEAITWF, via the coding sequence GTGAGCGTGCTGCTCACACTGCTAGCCATTGCAATGGTCCAAACTTTGGATGGGTCTCAGTGCCATGGGAACGAAGCTCAGCCAACCCAGTTTTATCTCGTTGGACTGGGCCCGGGTGACGCAGATTTGATGACGTTGCGCGCCGTCGACACCATCAAAAAATCCGACCTGATCCTTTGTCGAAAGCATCACGCTGAAATGCTCCGTGAGTCTCTAAAAGGCAAAGAAGTTCATAGTGAGTTTTCCGACATGATACCGTTTTTCAGTCGAGATCCGTTTCTGTATGAAGGAGAAGATCGTCAACGGGCAGAAGCCTACCAAGCCAAACGGGTGAAGCTTGTCCGCTTGGTGCGGGATGCCGTTGCGGCGGGAAAAACTGTCGCAGTGCTCGATAGCGGGGAGCCCATGATCTATGGCCCACGCACATGGATGCTCAAAGAGTTTGAAGACTTGAAGCCGCAAGTGATCCCTGGCCTGAGTTCGTTCAATGCCGCCAACGCTGCGATTGGTGCCGGGATCACGTCCGGTGGGCGTACCAAGAGTGTCACTTTGACCGCCGGTGACTGGATCAAGACCGACGACACGATCGAAAAACTATCCGTTCATCGCAACACGATGGTGCTGTTTACGATGCGTGCGGAGTTTAGGGATTTTGTCGAAAGGCTTGCGATCAACTACGCACCGGACACGCCCTTGGCCGTTGTCGAGCAAGCGGGGGTACAGAACGAACAAAACGTCATCTACAGCACCGTCGGTGATGCGCTTCGTGAGATTGACGCTGATGACTTGCCGTTCGAGTATCTAATCTATGTTGGCGATTTCCTAAAAAATCGTTTGCGCAAATGGTGCCCATGGTGCCTTTCCATAATGGCGATTAACGTCGTGCCGGTCGCCGGCTTGAAGGCCGCAGAAACCAACGACGCCAGTTTGTTGGGGAGGGCTTCCCGGGGGCAGGCCTCACATTTCTGCTGTTTGTCACGGCATTCTGAATCATTTTGTGTAAGAATTTGCACGAGTCGCCTGGCGATGGAGACACCTCAGGCGGCCGGCTTGAATGAAGCGATCACATGGTTTTGA
- a CDS encoding sigma-70 family RNA polymerase sigma factor yields the protein MNSESDDETVQVFSRLLVANQRRIYGFILTLVHDRAAAEDILQDVSALLWQKFDKFERGTDFAAWGMAVSRLTILNWRRKQKSVPLPLDDQQFSLLADEAVAVSCEADARHDAMQRCLQKVDPSGRELLTARFEMAQSVTSIADQLGRSRVAIYKRLNRIQSMLLDCINETLRTEGVQ from the coding sequence ATGAACTCAGAAAGCGATGACGAAACGGTCCAAGTGTTCTCTCGCCTGTTGGTTGCCAACCAGCGGCGCATCTATGGATTCATTCTTACGCTGGTCCACGACCGTGCTGCTGCCGAAGACATTCTTCAGGATGTCAGCGCATTGCTGTGGCAAAAGTTTGACAAATTTGAACGCGGCACCGATTTCGCCGCGTGGGGAATGGCCGTTTCTCGATTGACAATATTGAACTGGAGACGAAAACAAAAGTCTGTGCCACTTCCGCTGGACGATCAGCAATTCTCGTTGCTGGCCGACGAAGCGGTCGCGGTCAGCTGTGAGGCCGATGCAAGACACGATGCGATGCAGCGTTGCCTGCAAAAGGTCGATCCGTCGGGACGCGAGTTGCTGACCGCGAGATTTGAGATGGCGCAAAGCGTTACATCCATTGCCGATCAACTTGGACGTAGCCGAGTCGCGATCTACAAGAGGCTGAATCGAATTCAATCGATGCTACTTGATTGCATCAATGAAACACTTCGAACCGAGGGCGTGCAATGA
- a CDS encoding glycoside hydrolase 5 family protein has product MKNVLPFLLATFLCVPCFAQRATGYIHVEQIDGVWWFVNAEGEKFVSIGVNHIEPHLWLAPYNKSATLRKYGADMVDADGHFNTHGDAAKKWINAQVEVSQSLGFNTFGKHTHPAIDPRLYQQQIYYIASLDTAPLAGWQQRLGRGPRPDVFSADFRAFVERRVEQVTTLHQDQRNLIGYLYTDVPSWVMGRAEQAEKNDTTMIYPWINAILPLGESSPGKRKWLEHLASRYPDAEAAAKAWGMPISPTYGISWDELARQVDWTHPNDVASAKKDMASFMPIIAKQWYAMHEEIIRRHDPNHLILGDKNMVMWHHDFVLPAIREHVDVVCVQAYGPWERDKQLTDMIYQATGKPIFNGDGCFGYAGSNQQLWGVKGFRTGATSVEEVASLYEDMLRGMMSTPYYVGWHHCGYLEQWDAAERGDSPRNENGFLDPFEQPHKQWTEVLQQVNHQAAKLHESAR; this is encoded by the coding sequence ATGAAGAACGTTCTGCCCTTTTTGCTTGCCACTTTTCTGTGCGTTCCGTGTTTCGCTCAGCGAGCAACGGGCTACATCCATGTTGAACAGATCGATGGTGTTTGGTGGTTTGTGAACGCCGAGGGGGAGAAGTTTGTCAGTATCGGCGTCAATCACATTGAACCGCACCTGTGGCTGGCTCCCTATAACAAGTCAGCCACCCTGAGAAAGTATGGGGCCGATATGGTCGATGCCGATGGCCATTTCAACACCCATGGTGACGCGGCCAAAAAGTGGATCAACGCTCAGGTCGAAGTGTCGCAAAGTCTTGGCTTCAATACCTTTGGTAAACATACGCATCCGGCCATCGATCCTCGGCTGTACCAACAGCAGATTTACTACATCGCGTCGCTCGATACGGCCCCGCTGGCCGGTTGGCAACAACGTCTCGGACGTGGCCCGCGACCTGATGTGTTCTCGGCCGACTTCCGCGCGTTCGTCGAAAGACGCGTCGAGCAGGTCACCACGCTCCATCAGGACCAACGCAACTTGATCGGCTATCTGTACACCGACGTGCCCAGTTGGGTCATGGGGCGTGCCGAGCAGGCGGAAAAGAACGATACGACCATGATCTATCCGTGGATCAATGCGATCCTTCCGCTCGGCGAATCGTCGCCGGGGAAACGAAAGTGGCTGGAACACCTGGCTTCCCGTTACCCGGACGCAGAAGCGGCTGCGAAAGCATGGGGGATGCCGATCAGTCCCACGTACGGGATCTCATGGGACGAACTGGCTCGTCAGGTGGACTGGACCCATCCGAACGATGTGGCATCCGCCAAGAAGGATATGGCGTCATTCATGCCGATCATCGCCAAGCAGTGGTACGCCATGCACGAAGAGATCATTCGCAGGCACGACCCGAATCATCTGATTCTTGGCGACAAAAACATGGTGATGTGGCACCACGACTTTGTTTTGCCGGCGATCAGAGAGCACGTCGACGTCGTCTGTGTGCAAGCTTATGGGCCTTGGGAAAGGGACAAACAGCTGACGGACATGATTTACCAGGCTACGGGAAAGCCAATCTTCAACGGCGACGGTTGTTTCGGCTACGCGGGTTCGAACCAGCAACTGTGGGGTGTGAAAGGTTTCCGCACGGGGGCGACATCTGTGGAAGAAGTTGCCTCGCTCTACGAAGACATGCTGCGTGGCATGATGTCCACCCCGTACTACGTCGGCTGGCATCACTGTGGCTATCTGGAACAGTGGGATGCCGCCGAACGCGGCGACTCTCCACGCAATGAAAATGGTTTCCTCGACCCCTTTGAACAGCCGCACAAACAATGGACGGAGGTTCTTCAGCAGGTCAACCATCAAGCGGCAAAATTGCACGAGTCGGCGCGATAG
- a CDS encoding sulfatase-like hydrolase/transferase: MIQFFCILAAMTALDAADQRPNVIVVMADDISARDFPIYGSTTCYGQPAVTPVIDRLATEGCYINTAWSSTVCMPTRAMVMSGRYAHLTKWWDNGEFGKSKRGGIYPIADSSPLTIGQLAKKAGYRSIWVGKTHVTTGSSYTRFGFDEGVFTPGEPEVRGTSPFDHFRNLKNKEFWNSDSFLWWPEVQVANHPDHPGTSFTWQETAISDYGPDIEMDHILEFMERSKQQGKPFFVYHTSHLGHQAVDMASPRHNMTWPGTPRLTWNADTRTYTRHRPKITANGPTDKLSTTYEKENITPDELKFQIEYLDFQLWQYLEKLKQIGELENTVVIFTSDNGTKGWKASVEKQRSLHVPLIIYAPGQPQFVQGKQDILSDLSDLLPTLAEIMGADLPSFDEYELNGTSLWPYLTKQTPDHRDWIYAYKGNRQMVRGHLLLRDGKGDWWDCSDLPHDLDSFPPIENLDALSPPQQAEKAMIDEVLKRFARTDVGGPHSFHEDPSRRLTGREKQKMRLKQEKLEKHLMKFE, from the coding sequence ATGATCCAATTCTTCTGCATTCTTGCTGCGATGACCGCGCTGGACGCGGCGGACCAGCGCCCTAACGTCATCGTGGTGATGGCGGACGACATCAGTGCTCGCGACTTTCCGATCTACGGTTCGACCACATGCTATGGCCAGCCTGCTGTCACTCCGGTCATCGATCGCTTGGCAACCGAAGGCTGCTACATCAACACTGCTTGGTCATCGACCGTTTGCATGCCCACCCGTGCAATGGTGATGAGCGGTCGATACGCACATTTGACGAAATGGTGGGACAATGGCGAATTTGGGAAATCCAAACGCGGTGGGATCTATCCGATCGCTGATAGCTCGCCGTTGACGATCGGGCAATTGGCCAAGAAAGCCGGTTACCGATCGATTTGGGTCGGCAAAACGCACGTCACGACCGGTTCAAGTTACACGCGATTCGGTTTTGATGAAGGAGTTTTCACGCCGGGTGAACCTGAGGTTCGCGGCACGAGCCCGTTCGATCACTTTCGAAACCTGAAGAACAAAGAATTCTGGAATTCAGATTCATTTCTGTGGTGGCCGGAGGTGCAAGTCGCGAATCACCCCGACCATCCCGGCACGTCGTTCACGTGGCAGGAAACCGCAATCAGCGATTACGGACCTGACATTGAAATGGATCACATCCTGGAATTCATGGAGCGATCCAAACAGCAGGGCAAACCGTTTTTCGTCTACCACACCTCACACTTGGGCCATCAGGCCGTCGATATGGCCAGCCCACGACACAACATGACTTGGCCCGGGACACCCCGATTGACCTGGAACGCCGATACGAGAACGTATACGCGTCACCGACCGAAGATCACGGCCAATGGCCCGACTGACAAGCTAAGTACGACCTATGAAAAAGAGAACATCACACCGGACGAGCTGAAGTTTCAGATCGAATATCTGGATTTCCAATTGTGGCAGTACCTTGAGAAGCTCAAGCAGATTGGCGAGTTGGAAAACACCGTCGTCATTTTTACTTCAGACAACGGTACCAAAGGCTGGAAGGCCTCGGTCGAAAAGCAACGTAGTCTGCACGTCCCTCTCATCATTTACGCTCCCGGACAGCCGCAGTTCGTTCAAGGCAAGCAGGACATTCTTTCCGATCTGTCCGACCTGCTGCCAACACTGGCCGAAATCATGGGGGCGGACTTGCCGTCATTCGATGAATATGAGTTGAACGGCACCAGCCTGTGGCCGTATCTGACGAAACAAACACCCGATCATCGCGATTGGATCTACGCCTACAAGGGAAACCGCCAGATGGTCCGCGGCCACCTCTTGCTACGCGATGGAAAAGGCGACTGGTGGGACTGCAGTGACCTTCCACACGACCTGGATTCCTTTCCGCCCATCGAAAACCTCGACGCTCTCTCACCACCGCAGCAAGCGGAAAAAGCGATGATCGATGAGGTCTTGAAACGATTTGCCCGCACCGACGTCGGCGGTCCGCATTCGTTTCACGAAGATCCATCACGACGATTGACTGGCCGCGAAAAACAGAAGATGCGTCTGAAACAAGAAAAGTTGGAAAAGCATCTCATGAAATTTGAGTAG
- a CDS encoding FAD-dependent oxidoreductase has translation MSKPLCNVNQSLPIVVIGAGPVGLAAAANLVQYQQDFLVLEAGPRVAASMSGWRHVRLFTPWSYLIAPAGRRLLERQGDWSEPDADRVPFAGELIDGYLDPLSKVPDIAAKIKLNHKVISVSREGHDLMKDGRRDEAPFLIVVDSPDGPKRFRARAVVDASGTWTNPNPLGSGGIPADGEQQAQDRIQYGMPDILGGDRDRYAGKRVLVVGSGHSATGNVLHLLKLADDFPATQIAWGIRRRNPAKLWGGGSDDEIAARGQLGTLAKEAVDQGNVTLLTGLSVVALHRRESGLEIIDVDGRSRIEVDEIIVASGARPDLAMLRELRLEFDPATEATKTLGPLIDPNHHHCGSVPPHGAAELRHPESGFYLAGMKSYGRAPTFLLVTGYEQVRSIVAELSGDREAARNVELVLPATGVCSLDLCEQEDDCGPAESCRQR, from the coding sequence TTGTCGAAACCACTTTGCAATGTCAATCAATCACTTCCGATCGTTGTGATCGGTGCCGGGCCGGTGGGACTTGCCGCGGCCGCCAATTTGGTGCAGTACCAGCAAGATTTTCTTGTGCTGGAAGCCGGCCCACGAGTGGCAGCCAGCATGTCAGGTTGGCGGCATGTCCGACTGTTCACTCCCTGGTCCTATTTGATTGCCCCCGCAGGCCGCCGACTGTTGGAACGACAAGGCGATTGGTCCGAGCCGGATGCCGACCGCGTCCCCTTTGCCGGGGAATTGATTGACGGCTATTTGGATCCGCTTTCCAAGGTCCCGGACATCGCGGCGAAGATCAAGCTGAATCACAAAGTCATCTCGGTCTCACGTGAAGGCCACGATCTGATGAAAGACGGCCGACGCGACGAGGCACCGTTCTTGATCGTGGTCGACAGTCCCGACGGTCCCAAACGTTTTCGTGCTCGAGCGGTGGTCGATGCGTCGGGGACATGGACGAACCCGAATCCGCTGGGTTCCGGCGGCATTCCGGCCGACGGCGAACAGCAGGCACAAGACCGCATTCAATATGGAATGCCCGATATCTTGGGTGGAGATCGCGATCGGTATGCCGGCAAACGGGTGCTTGTCGTCGGTTCCGGACACTCCGCGACCGGCAATGTTTTGCATCTGTTGAAACTGGCTGATGATTTCCCGGCGACACAGATTGCTTGGGGCATTCGTCGTCGAAATCCGGCCAAGTTGTGGGGCGGCGGATCGGACGACGAAATCGCTGCACGTGGTCAGTTGGGAACGCTTGCCAAAGAAGCCGTGGACCAAGGAAATGTGACTTTGTTGACCGGCCTGTCCGTCGTGGCATTGCATCGCCGCGAAAGTGGCCTGGAAATCATCGACGTCGATGGTCGATCGCGAATCGAAGTGGATGAGATCATCGTGGCGTCCGGTGCGCGCCCCGACTTGGCGATGCTTCGCGAACTGCGTCTGGAATTCGATCCGGCCACCGAAGCCACCAAAACGCTGGGCCCCCTGATCGATCCCAATCACCATCACTGTGGATCGGTGCCGCCGCACGGTGCCGCCGAACTGCGACATCCCGAGTCGGGTTTTTATTTGGCGGGAATGAAAAGTTATGGGCGGGCGCCGACTTTCTTGCTGGTGACCGGCTATGAACAGGTCCGATCGATCGTCGCCGAACTTTCCGGTGACCGCGAAGCGGCCCGAAACGTCGAACTGGTTCTGCCGGCCACCGGTGTCTGTTCTCTCGATTTATGCGAGCAAGAAGACGACTGTGGGCCGGCGGAATCATGCAGGCAACGCTAA
- a CDS encoding LamG-like jellyroll fold domain-containing protein codes for MSQSTGDWNRFDELVGSLREDDLSNDQSAELQHLLDSKPGARRRFAELMQLTAMLSDDAPSGSSAAIPFASPKLAQKPTNPWNRPAVAMALAVCATILLIVFWPGDPDRPAESLATELLDEGVAVVTQSYDARWSGQIQLAMGSSVSPGRVTLESGLIQLEFYRGAVLVVEGPAELEFISADRLICHRGRLRARVPPQAEGFTVLSPKVELVDLGTEFGMDVASDGSASVHVFDGKVELYKSGTHRALATRLEFGENESAVIEADGEIVQSQDAAVDFVSTSKLSELSGMRDAARLRQWQVGQSQKSNDPRVILHYGFAKEEPSGRMLQSHLAQRGKRDGAIIGCRWTEGRWPGKDALEFKHPGDRIRLQIPGQYDSLTYSAWVRIDGLDRPFIALMLTNGYEVGEAHWQMRNDGRLLLGVKTPDGHVAYDSKPILNIKHLGRWTHLATVYDSRARKVSHFINGSRVGSSPIQTENFKLRFGETEIGNWGTPMEYSPQKIRNFNGKIDELTLFDAALSQAEIQSLYQSGRP; via the coding sequence ATGAGTCAGTCCACTGGTGATTGGAATCGATTCGATGAACTTGTCGGATCGCTCCGCGAAGACGATCTATCGAATGATCAGTCCGCTGAATTGCAGCACTTGTTGGATTCCAAACCCGGGGCGCGTCGACGATTCGCGGAGCTGATGCAATTGACCGCGATGCTTAGCGATGACGCTCCGTCCGGCAGTTCGGCTGCAATACCTTTCGCTTCGCCTAAACTTGCCCAGAAACCAACCAATCCATGGAATCGGCCAGCTGTTGCGATGGCGCTGGCGGTTTGTGCCACAATTCTGTTGATCGTGTTTTGGCCCGGCGATCCGGACAGGCCAGCCGAGTCGCTTGCCACTGAACTGCTGGACGAAGGCGTTGCCGTCGTCACGCAAAGTTACGACGCGCGTTGGTCCGGTCAAATCCAACTGGCCATGGGATCCAGTGTTTCGCCCGGCAGGGTCACGTTGGAATCAGGGCTCATTCAACTTGAATTCTATCGCGGAGCGGTGCTGGTGGTGGAAGGCCCGGCGGAGTTGGAATTTATCAGTGCCGACCGTCTAATTTGTCATCGTGGACGACTGCGGGCTCGTGTTCCACCGCAAGCGGAGGGATTCACCGTGCTTTCGCCCAAAGTGGAGCTTGTGGATCTGGGCACGGAGTTTGGAATGGATGTGGCCAGCGATGGCAGTGCATCGGTTCATGTATTCGACGGCAAGGTTGAACTGTACAAGTCGGGCACGCATCGTGCTTTGGCAACGCGATTGGAATTTGGCGAAAACGAGAGCGCTGTCATTGAGGCCGACGGCGAGATTGTTCAGTCGCAGGATGCTGCGGTCGACTTTGTTTCCACCTCAAAGCTTTCCGAACTATCAGGCATGCGAGACGCCGCTCGACTGAGGCAATGGCAGGTTGGCCAATCGCAGAAGTCGAATGACCCAAGAGTGATCCTGCATTATGGCTTTGCCAAAGAAGAGCCATCGGGGCGCATGTTGCAAAGCCATCTTGCCCAACGTGGAAAGCGTGATGGTGCAATCATCGGTTGCCGCTGGACCGAAGGTCGCTGGCCCGGCAAGGACGCATTGGAATTCAAGCACCCCGGTGACCGAATTCGTTTGCAGATTCCTGGCCAATACGATTCCCTGACTTACTCGGCATGGGTCCGAATCGACGGCCTCGACCGTCCTTTCATCGCCTTGATGCTGACCAACGGCTATGAAGTTGGTGAAGCGCACTGGCAAATGCGTAACGATGGACGGCTGCTGTTGGGTGTCAAAACTCCCGATGGCCACGTCGCCTACGACTCGAAACCGATTCTTAACATCAAGCACCTGGGACGCTGGACGCACTTGGCCACGGTGTACGACAGTCGGGCTCGGAAGGTGAGCCACTTTATCAACGGAAGCCGTGTCGGATCATCGCCGATCCAAACGGAGAACTTCAAGCTGCGTTTCGGGGAAACCGAGATCGGAAACTGGGGTACGCCGATGGAGTACAGCCCTCAAAAGATCCGCAACTTCAACGGCAAAATCGACGAGTTGACCCTGTTCGACGCTGCGTTATCGCAGGCAGAAATTCAATCGCTTTACCAGAGCGGACGTCCCTGA
- a CDS encoding sialidase family protein, with protein MNRRCLATFVAFAAHFLAVTCQAHVPHDIIYSLDVSPTFQNDGLVFASSTQFGEAHLMSSNFGETFSESHAGMQQTLVTGHTFSPNFSTDGIVYMVTHQGYYKSVDRGRNWEKQKDFADEQVLSICFANDETSIYVLTRNGLHRIGPDGLQSVDGYPHQNDVSPSDVTFGKLQRVGDRLFVHQVFYETPKRKNGMDLVDYRTGTVHVLDTDRGEWDSVGDLFASKVITDFDVSADGHTALIALKDGTVHSSVDQCQTWTQVFSRKDDFVCKLKMSPDFSDDQTIACGTAKGFVFLSQNGGDEWTVRSNGLSRWVHHVNILINQIAFSPNYRNDKTIFLGKTTGVYKTTDSGKFWRHINVWNPKWGYFVYPAPGEPSRDVFAATYNGGIYRSHDNGMTWSSANIGITSAFANGMELSPNYEVDKTIFVLDIATGLYRSADAGRSWSHVVQADTAKVIGKPVLYRKMGVSPDFADDGLIFLFSVPRRILGVPEKHVWRFNDKTKKLSQLSIGKSNNYINRFAFTPRGSKQKLVFAATAQGIFRSQDAGESWTQVSPIGSQKLFVSPDFDEDGLVYSMDAGGRLHRSVDEGQTFEPTKLGLDGKYIDNLTFSPRYADDQTLFASTFGEGVFRSQDAGRTWSHFGLRGKWLYSGPAFSSGDGDDSVFFAPTVDGIYRSTDDGRSWSNVLRTIQRLPKVPLLMLRDPNGKEIPLTFGTPEEMKRYDAYDAEVGDVIFARTPNLFQKIKSPHAYLASYYKFRATPGYAIEIHFYGTGVEYKCVQSADLGIVDIELDGKPQGQFDLYSERDRFDVTGYERQDLKQDYHVLRIVATGEKNQESSGTAMTFNAANITND; from the coding sequence ATGAATCGACGTTGCCTCGCGACTTTTGTGGCCTTTGCTGCCCACTTTCTTGCAGTGACCTGCCAGGCGCATGTGCCGCATGACATCATCTATTCGCTAGACGTCAGCCCCACGTTCCAAAACGACGGGTTGGTTTTCGCCTCATCGACGCAATTCGGTGAAGCACATTTGATGTCGTCCAATTTTGGCGAAACGTTTTCAGAATCCCACGCGGGGATGCAGCAGACGCTGGTCACTGGCCACACGTTCTCGCCAAATTTCTCGACGGATGGCATCGTCTACATGGTGACTCACCAAGGCTACTACAAGTCCGTCGATCGCGGTCGAAACTGGGAAAAACAGAAAGACTTCGCTGACGAACAAGTCTTGTCGATCTGCTTTGCAAACGACGAAACCAGCATCTACGTGCTGACACGAAACGGGTTGCACCGAATCGGGCCGGACGGCTTGCAGTCGGTGGACGGTTATCCGCACCAAAACGACGTTTCCCCATCAGACGTCACCTTTGGAAAACTGCAGCGTGTCGGAGATCGATTGTTCGTCCACCAGGTGTTCTACGAGACACCCAAACGAAAGAACGGGATGGATCTGGTCGACTACCGGACGGGAACGGTCCACGTGTTGGACACGGATCGAGGCGAATGGGATTCAGTGGGGGATCTTTTCGCGTCGAAAGTGATCACCGATTTTGATGTGTCCGCAGACGGTCATACCGCGCTGATTGCGTTGAAGGACGGAACGGTCCACAGCTCGGTCGACCAATGCCAGACGTGGACCCAAGTCTTTTCGCGCAAAGACGATTTCGTCTGCAAGCTGAAAATGTCGCCTGATTTTTCCGACGACCAAACCATCGCGTGTGGAACGGCGAAAGGATTCGTCTTCCTTTCACAGAACGGTGGCGACGAATGGACGGTGCGTTCCAACGGGCTGAGTCGTTGGGTTCATCATGTGAACATCCTGATCAATCAGATCGCTTTTTCGCCAAACTACCGAAATGACAAGACGATCTTTCTGGGCAAGACGACTGGGGTGTACAAGACGACGGACAGCGGAAAGTTTTGGCGGCACATCAACGTTTGGAACCCGAAGTGGGGATACTTCGTCTATCCCGCACCGGGGGAACCGTCACGTGACGTCTTTGCTGCGACGTACAACGGCGGGATCTATCGCTCGCACGACAACGGAATGACATGGAGCAGCGCCAATATCGGCATCACATCCGCTTTCGCCAACGGCATGGAACTGTCGCCGAACTACGAAGTCGACAAGACGATCTTTGTCCTGGACATCGCCACCGGGCTCTATCGGTCCGCGGATGCTGGCCGGTCATGGTCGCACGTCGTGCAGGCCGATACGGCCAAAGTGATTGGCAAGCCGGTGCTGTATCGCAAAATGGGCGTTTCACCCGATTTTGCCGACGATGGGCTGATCTTTCTTTTCTCAGTACCGCGACGGATTCTAGGTGTACCGGAAAAGCACGTTTGGAGATTCAACGACAAGACCAAAAAACTTTCGCAGCTTTCGATCGGGAAAAGCAATAATTACATCAATCGATTTGCGTTCACACCGCGGGGATCAAAACAAAAGCTGGTTTTCGCTGCCACGGCACAGGGCATCTTTCGATCCCAAGACGCCGGCGAATCGTGGACACAGGTTTCACCAATCGGATCACAGAAACTGTTCGTCTCGCCCGACTTTGATGAAGACGGATTGGTCTATTCCATGGACGCCGGCGGACGGTTACACCGATCGGTCGACGAGGGGCAAACGTTCGAGCCGACCAAACTGGGACTTGACGGCAAGTACATCGACAACCTGACCTTCTCGCCGCGCTATGCCGACGACCAAACTCTGTTCGCATCCACCTTTGGCGAAGGCGTATTCCGATCCCAAGACGCCGGCAGAACGTGGAGCCACTTTGGTCTGAGAGGGAAATGGCTGTATAGCGGTCCGGCGTTCTCGAGCGGTGACGGCGACGATTCTGTGTTCTTCGCCCCGACTGTCGATGGCATCTATCGTTCGACCGATGATGGTCGATCCTGGAGCAATGTCTTGCGAACGATTCAGCGACTGCCGAAAGTGCCGTTGCTGATGCTGCGCGATCCGAACGGGAAAGAGATCCCGCTGACGTTTGGTACGCCGGAAGAGATGAAACGCTACGACGCGTACGACGCGGAAGTGGGCGACGTGATCTTTGCAAGAACGCCAAACCTTTTCCAGAAGATCAAGAGTCCGCATGCATATCTGGCGTCGTACTACAAGTTCCGCGCCACCCCCGGTTACGCCATCGAGATCCATTTTTACGGCACGGGGGTCGAGTACAAATGCGTGCAGAGTGCTGACTTGGGAATCGTTGACATCGAACTGGATGGCAAACCGCAGGGACAGTTTGACCTTTACAGCGAACGTGATCGGTTCGACGTTACAGGTTACGAACGACAAGACCTGAAGCAGGACTATCACGTGCTTCGGATCGTCGCGACCGGAGAAAAGAACCAGGAATCAAGCGGAACGGCGATGACGTTTAACGCGGCCAACATCACAAACGATTAA